The sequence ATTGAGCTTGATATTCACTTTGTTCGTGAAAAGGTTTCTCATGGCCACGTACGTATCCTTCACATCACCACACAATTTCAGGTGGCATACATCTTTGCAAAGGGTTTGCCTCGGGTCCTTTTTGGAGAATTTCGTTCCGGACTCTGCGTTCGGAAACCGAACGCTTCAACTGCCGGGGAGTAATAGTCAACGTGTATAGTCAACACGTAAATCATAGATATATTTAGATTGTATTATGTTTAGTTTGGAAAATATTATAATGTATCCATTCCCAAAATATAGGGAAGTTTGTTAGGCAAGAGATTACACACAATTGTATTATATATACAGCTATAGCCAAATTAATAAGACACGAACAATTCTGTAACTTTCAATTTATCCACCCTATTGATAGATAGGTTGTTTTATGTTTAACTTGTTTGTTTTATTTCACGTTTATTGTGTTAGTCGACTATGCTAGGTCTGATTCATGTTTGTATCACTTTGCACATTCGTTTGTTTATATTATGCtttgttaataaaaaaaaaaaggaaaaaaaaaaaagtatattagGGCGGCTGCCATTAATCAAGTAATCAATAACTCCCAATTCCCTGAAAAAAACCATTTATGCGTTGAAGCATCATTTGTGTTGTTCATCTGCATAGTCAGAGAGACTGGACTCAGGCCCAGGTAGAAATATGCTAATTTACATAAGCCCAATTATACCTCAACATGTACTTTCATGCGtaatatatatttttcattattctACATACTAATTATGGACAAACCCACACCAATCACGCCCCGCCACGCCATCAATTTCACTACTACACTGTAGCAATACCGTGGCAGTACTGCAGCAGTGCTGtagcaattttttttatttttttttttgggggCAAAATAGACTCAAATTTGATTTGCAACATATTTCCGGAACCATGATACAATCCTCTCTTGATGGTACTCAACTACAAATGTCAATAAACAAACCGGCATTTAAAAAAAGGTTAATGGTCGGTTAATTAAACTTTTTAAAAAATAGTTAATAATCGGTTAGTTGGCCGTTTTAAAAAAAAGGTTAGCATCGGTCAATTGAACTTTTTAAAAAATGGTTAACATCGGTTAGTTGGCCGTTTTAAAAAAAAAGGTTAGCATCGGTTAATTGAACTTTTTAAAAAATGGTTAACGGTAAGTTAATTGAATGTTTATAAAAAGGTTAACGGTCGGTTGATTGAACATTTAAAAAATAATTGGATGTATTCGAAAGTGGTATACTAATACAACTCTATCGTAATAGAAGCCTaaaaaaatataggtaaaaagggttatatttttatttttcatcacctttttcaatatactacatattatttgattttttatcttttaaaaaacctactaaaattatatGGACCATAAGGTTTTGACAAATAAGTAATTTGTTTAGAAGCCTCAAAACTTAAGCATTGCAACCCAGACTGTAACATATATCCAGTTGTTTATGTATTTTTCATTTATATAGTAGAATATTACCAAAACAGTTGTCAGCCATTGCGTAAATGGTCTGGAAAGAGTGGACAACGTTTTGATGACTTTCAGGCAGAAAACTGTCTAACGATATAGTAGCGTTAAAATGACACAAATCCGTCGCGAAGCGCGGACCACAAATCTAGTTTATATCATTAATTTGTATAACAAATCCGAGCATGCTCAATTCCTAAAAATAATTTACGAATATGGTCTACAAGTCATTCTCACCCCACAAAACTTTACACAGTTACACTATAACAAAATTTTGTTCTAGTTGATTAATTGTGGCATTTATACTGGTGATTaggtttgtgtaatcgaattagactCGAACTAGAATCATTGTCACGATTCATAAAACAAAACGAATACTAGCAAATACtcatcaaaatttaaacttgtcaCGTAAATGAATATGCATTCTTGTTTAGACATATTAATTAAAAAAACCACTTACTTCTATTTGTGATCCCATTTAGTCCTGTTGATTCTTTGATCTAATTGTCATAGCAACAGCAATTAGCACATTTGATTATTATAATCTCTAAAAAAATGCAACGGTTATCCAAATACAATTAAATTGAGAAACATTAGAAGCTTAGGGACCCTTTGTGCTGTAACGCCATTACATTTCATATATACTAACAGCCACCCCTGTTTTGGTAGTTAGGCCCAAAAGCCAAAACAAAACGACAaccacaaaaataaattaaaaaaacaaCTTCCACCCCCAAAGTTTTAACAAAATGCAACTTTACCCCTCTAAACAGGGGTACAAAATGTTAAATCATTAATTTATTTAACAAACTCCACCCGATTTTTCGAATACGCATATCTTCCcgttcggtgcgagttaaatttttccgaaaccACCGTTCAGCTCAAAAAAATCTcaagaacccaacgggactaactacacgcgaaacggacatcgttaaaaaaacactaaataacgggccctatattctcgctgggtgcgagttaaattttttcgagaccaccgttcaactcgaaataattttacgaacacaacgcgactaactatacgcgaaacggatatcgttaaaaaaGCTAAAAATTTCgagctatattacatacatatacatacacgtccaacaaacaacccaacctactagatatattaggtatcaaacaacgtatattcaaattcgaccgcgcgtcgaatacaaccgcagcaacgcgcggtcgaattttttctagttagAAAACAAATAGACAACAATAGTTACAAAATCAGTACATGATGTTACATCATTAGTACAATAATTAACATTAAACTATATAGTGGATATCTAGTGATACCGTCATACCGATAACAACAAGAAGCACGTAGGTCCATAATTGAGTTATTAAAGTTCCAATATGCCAAAAGCATGATGGGATTAATTATATTGTTTAGGATCCGATCTCATGCTTTTTAGAGAGTTTAGTCTAGGGTTAATTCACCAAAAAGAACTTTATCATGATCCATCAGGTTGATCAATCTCGTATTATAAATCAACTTGATTAAATACTTGTTTTGGCCGGTTCATAAGCTATTCTTTAACCAACTTAACCAAAAAGTTATCATTCGGTTAAACTAGTTATGATAGAACAAAAAGATTAGTAGTTTTCACATAAACTTAAAGTAGTAGTACTCAAATTGTGAAATAATGTTTTGCAACATGCATATTGAGTTTTACTATAAAAAGATTATGTGATTACCACTTACTCTTTTAATTAAGCTAAAAATAGAACTATAATATATCATATAGTTGATGCTATGATGAAGTATCATAGTTATGGAGGCGGGTAAGTTTTGGATTGAAAATTTAATTTATATGGGATCATGATATAAGACTAATAGGTGTTTATTATTAGTAAGTAAGCAGTTGGATTAAATTATTTGGCCCTGTCTTGAATAACATCAAATCCCATCTCAGTTGGATCTGTTGCTTGGAGTTCATAGTGGATGCCATCCAACACTCTTCTTATTCCATCTTTTGATGTTGCATACAACATTTTTGCTCTTATTCTTGATGCACTTGGAGCCCTGAATAATAAACAGAAATTGAACATGTTTATTTTAAGTACCCGATTCTAATTTTGCTTTACAGAGATTTCAAACATTTGATTTTGGATATGTATTTATGTAATGAATGCTAGAGAACCCAAGGGGCCTAGTGGTGGGAACCTGAGAATCCTTAGTTACTTTGaggtctttaattttttttttttatttttataaaaagaagataaaaatataaaaatgaatatgcTTGAGTTTTTCATATCaacaatttaaatatatttatatacttcATATAAAATCCTAGTTATAACTTAGACATACTCTTTAGTATAATGTATCATTTTTCATTGTTGTAAGAATCCTAAATTTTGATAAGCTGTAGCATTCTTTTTCACtttttgtgtgtgtgtaaaataaGGAGGGAGTATCTAAGCACACAAATAAAGCAAATGCTTTTTAAGAGCACCATTTTTACCATTAATTTTTTCAAACAAAGTGATTGCCTTTTTCCTTGAATATTGATCTATTAGAAATTCTTTAATTAATAATATAGATTTCATGTTTTAAAACCGTAATAACATAATGAATTCtctaattatgttattattattataaatagctAGACACTTTCAAGCCAAAACACATAATTAAGTAGAATCATGTAGCATGGTTTAATATTTTAGCACGAGTAGTAATTAAAGATAGAGTATTTTACACTACGATGTTTTAAAGCCAAACAGCACTAAAGCAGCACTAAAGTATTTTACAGTACAATACTTTAAAATACGTTTGGTGTGTATGGTAAAATGAATCAAATAAAATCAATGCATTATAAAGTAGAAGATAGAGTCACGATGGGTCGGTTGTGTCATATATTCTTATAAATCGAAGAATAAGATTCTTACACTTTTTCACTTTTTTCAAGTGGATTCTTTTTATATATGAAAGAATTCTATAGCTCTTTATAATTTTTATttgttataaatcttatataaGAAAAATACCCCGTAATATAAACAAGCATAgcatatatatgatattaatttaGTAACAAGAATACAAGATAAATGTCAGTTCTTTACACGATTATATATATTTCCTTTTCATTTTAGACCTATAAACTGCTTGGCAGCTAGTAGTACATATAATGATCAagtagtaataaaaaaaaaaaaaagtaagagAGAATGATGGTGGACGGACCATGCAATGAAGAAGATTTTGCTCTTATGGCAATTGTCAACGGtgacaaaatcaaaatcaaaaacgGCATAACGGCAATCATCACCAGGAAGTGAAGCTTCGAGATCCGAGTAGTTTTCACCGGCCCCGCCAACTTTATCGACAGTCACTAGCTTCGATTTTTCGTCAATCTTAAATACTATGTATCGATGAACCTTTTTCCATTTCATTTCCATAAACGAATTCTTACATTCATCTGTCACCCACATTCCTGTTGTTGCCTATATACATAAATAATTttgtaataagttacaatttgttaAAGAATTATGAATTTTAACAAATTAATCTAATAATGAAACTTAAACTAATGAACGATAAGGCAATCTTGACATGGATCATGAGTGTCAAAAACAACAATCCATACAAACAAAATTACATAGAattaaaagaattttttttttcttttgtttaagGATGTGATAAAGTTAATTAATTTGAATTAGGAATAAATGAGTGGAGTTTGGTGGAGAAATACCATCTTGAAAGCCATAGCCATGGTGGATGAATGATCTTGAGTAGGTATTTTTAAGGTGAATGGATCTAGTGTGTGGTGAAAAGATTTGGTAGAAAGGGTGAGAATTAGGAAGGAATTTGGCGGGTGTTAGAATATggagattaaatatatatatacatgttgtgtCTCTAGAATGCCCTTACTATTGATTAGAATTACGATTTTACCAAAATATGGCGAAATATAGAAGAAGCAATGAATGAATGGGtgtttgtgattttttttttttttttttttaaagaaatgaCTGAGCCGTTGACTTTATTTTTGTTGGATTATGGATCTTGTCTACTTACCCAACCTTGATGTTTAAATCACCTTAAAGCAGCTATAGTTTTTATCCAATAACACCATTTTTAACAACGCGTGTTAGACCCCAAGTGCCATCAACACGCCTTTTAACACGCCGTAACAAGGCGTGTTGGAGGGAAAAACATCAAGCGTGCTGGGATCTTCAACGGGCCGGAAATGTGCGTGTTTGAGGAAGAAGACAGACGTGAAAGATTATGGTTGGTCAGATTTTTCAAAAGGATATAAATATATccgttaatattaataaataatttaatttaatttaaatataattattaaactttTCTATATATGTACAACAcaatcaaacacaatttcaattcacataaTCTTTCACTCATTTTTACTCAATCAATTTTCAAAACAAACATAAAAAATggatgctgataatgctaaaaacgaacatatatttcatagcattatccctcaagaaagacaagcttttagttgcaattgttctatttacaagtgatattcgtttaaataataaaaggtgaagacaaaagacagattcgacgaattgaagacgcaaacgaccaaaaagctcaaaagtacaaagtacaatcaaagtggttcaaattattgatgagaaacgtctcgaaattacaagagtacaagacgcgaaacgcaaagtacaagatattaaattgtacgcaaggacgttcgaaaattcggaaccggacctgagccaactaacaacgcgcgacgcaatggagctaaaattacaagtcaactatgcacatgaatataatataatatttaaataattctataaattatttatatattatattattattaaataacgtcgacaaagaagaaaacaaagtcatgtgagctggaaaagtaggccatgcgatcgcatggccagaaggcacaaaagtcatgcgatcgcatggcagcagaagtcaggccacatctataaaaggcagcgaATTGAACGAGTACCatgcacatctttttcttctcttatcatatgtatcaaatatcactccaattagtaatctcaatttataattttaattttaagttagtgataataataaggttaggttagtcgaatgttttaaggttttgtaagtcggaactctgtccgtgtaccactacgctaataacacccactgtaagttatgtttaattttattgttaaattaatgtctcgtagctaagttattattatgcttatttaaattgaagtaatcatgatgttggactaaatactaagactggataattgggctttgtaccataattggggtttggacaaaagaacgacacttgtgaaaattagactatgggctattaatgggctttatatttgtttaattaaatgatagtttgttaatttaatataaagatttacaattggacgtacctataaataaccatatacactcgatcggacacgatgggcgggatatttataagtactaataatcgttcatttaaccggacacgggaatggattaatagttaatggacttattaaaacaggggtgaattatgtacaaggacacttggcgtaattgttaacaaagtattaaaaccttgggttacacgcagtcgatatcctggtgtaattattaaacaaagtattaaaaccttgttacagtttaagtccccaattagttggaatatttgactttggatataaggataatttgacgaggacactcgcactttatatttatgactgatggactgttatggacaaaaaccagacggacatattaaataatccagaacaaaggacaattaacccatgggaataaactaaaatcaacacgtcaagcatcatgattacggaagtttaaataagcataattcatttatttcatatttaattgcacttttaattatcgcactttaatttattgttattttaattatcgtactttttaattatcgcaacttttatttactgtcaatttatttatcgcatttttatttatcgcaattttatttatcgtcatttactttacgctttaaattaagttatttttaatattttacattaggttttaactgcgacttaagttttaaaatcgacaaaccggtcattaaacggtaaaaacccctttttataataataatactacttatatatatttatatatttacaattatagttttaaaaatatatagcgttaaacttggctaagatccctgtggaacgaaccggacttactaaaaactacactattgtatgattaggtacactgcctataagtgttgtagcaaggtttaggtatatccactctataaataaataaataacttgtgtaaaattgtatcgtatttaatagttttttttttcgtagcaaaaatataactattttgtacccattTGCTttagcatcaagtatttttggcgccgctaccggggaactgcttaaacgccggaagcgaaacgctatatatataaaaaaaatatttttaatttctttttgtaaaaatacgtttcatatattaaaaatacaataatataaaaagaaaagaaaaagaaaaaatatatatttatatttttaagagtttgataaatataaaattataaagtttctttatttttagtttgtaaaaatattagtttttatttaattaaatattttatataaatattaaaacagaaaatttaaaaaaatatatataaaaatatacgggccactacactgtagcagcccaatttgtgggctgaatatttgggccatgcgatcgcatggactcgtAGGCCAAAACTCATACGACCGCATGAGCAGTCCTGACACGCCTGATGACTCTGCCAactgcaataattacggagtattaattattattattattaattaaaaccctaattagggttagttatttaattaattaattttagttttattatttttgtatttttagttttaatttagttttattaaatttataaacttaatacttttataaaataataatataaaaataatatctttataaaattgtaattttatcactttttatatatttttatttttgtatatttaattgtaatttgtatttttatcgctcgtaactagttttagttatagtatttgccatagttatttttatttctagatttttaggctttgccgtaaaatcccttaagtgctttttctttagactaagatttaggtgctttagaattttgcgacgctgtttataaattttagttccttttaagttttgacgcgctactttcttctttttatttttcgacgcctatttttatttttcgacctcttatttttcgacgcactagttttctttcttatttctcgacgctctagtttttaggacatagaattttctatttcttctctaaaatttctctaaaatttcgacgaaaaattattttaagtagttaaattgatagacatactaaattttctggttcgtagtaatagttggatttgttagtggcgagttgtgggcttccgatttaaagggtcctggctacctgctgcatctattggctattcgaaacgtgggcaaaatcagaaaagtctattaatttgataacttatataatttttatttttataactaataggatattcagtgaatgcaccgagcaaaacgttcaccacctttcgtacgttcaccacctgtaactcgatcaagacatctagccaatattgtcgccgttgattttcctttagaatcgtcatccagtcgaccaagtactccaattcaaatttccgataatccattttttgaacccgacctcacaattgagaatccggaggatattcagggacaattccgagatcctgaaccattaatctttcctccggaaccaccaatcattcaaacaaaaattgtcgaggaacaaaccattaaatcagaatcctgtagtgattcagattcaacaaattcaatcatggaaaatctggaacctctaagtatgaaagaccgaatgcgagctaaacgcactggccaatgtcacgcaattactcaaccagacattaatgcgccagattatgaaattaagggacaaatcctacacatggtaactaatcaatgccaatttagtggtgcgtcgaaggaagatccaaatgaacatcttcgtacttttaataggatctgtactttatttaaaattcgagaagttgaggatgaacagatatatctcatgttattttcctggactttaaagggagaagccaaagattggttagaatcattacctgaaggggcaattgatacatgggacgttttatttgaaaaatttcttaaacaattctttccggcatctaaagccgtgagacttcaaggagaaattgttacgttcacgcaaaagccaaatgaaactctatatgaagcatgtacaagatttggaaagttattgagaggatgtccgcaacatggtttagacacttatcaaatagtacaaatattctaccaaggatgcgacaatactataagaaaagacatcgatatagcagctggtggttccattatgaagaaaactgcaactgaagcttataaaattattgataacactgcttcccactcacatgagtggcaccaagaaaaagatatcgttagatcatctaaagcggctagagccgattctagccatgactttgattccatttccgcaaagatagatgctgtcgagagacgaatggaaaagatgactaagtatattcactcaataagaattagttgtgagcagtgtgaaggaccacatttaacaaaagattgcctcagtattgaacaaacaatggaacaaagagagaatgtttcatacatgaaccaaaggcctggaaataattatcagaataattattaaccgccaagaccaatttacaatcaaaaccagaattataatagaaatgttccatacaacaaccaacaaggtcctagtaatcaacaagtatccaacaatacttacaatcagcaaagacctatttttcaaaacaaaccaccacaaaccgatgataaaaagccaaattttgaagatatgatgtcgaagctagttgaatctcaaactcaatttttcacatctcagaaacaaaccaatgaacaaaatgctcaaacatttagaaatcaacaagcttctattcaaaatctggaacaagaagtaagtaacctagcaaggttaataggtgaaagaaaaccgggaagtctacctagtgatacaaatgctaacccccggaataaaacagctaaagccattaccataagaagtggtattacacttaaaccacctgaaatgcctgtaatttctgatgatgctaatcctactccacaagaaccacaacctgatcaagagaaggaaacagaaccggtagttgaaaaggttaatgaagataacacagttaaggctaaaccttatgttaaaccataccaaccaccacttccttacccgagtaaaatgagaaaagaaagacttgaagccgagcaatccaaattgttggatatgttaaacaaataaatgtcaatcttcctttcattgatgtgatttcaggaatgcctagatatgctaaatttctgaaagatctaatcacaaatagaaagaaaatggaagaactctcggctgttactatgaatgttaattgttctgcagtgctgttgaataagataccagaaaaattatcagatccaggaagtttcacaattccatgttttctgggtagtcttagttcaatagaagcattggcagacttatgtgctagtataaatctaatgccgtattcactatacgctaaactagaccttggagaattgaaaccaacacgaataagcatacaactagccgatcgatcagtaaaatatcttagagggataatggagaacatgctagttaaagttggtactttagtatttccagtagattttgttattctggacatggaagaagattctcgagttcctctcatattaggaagaccattcttaaacacagctaaagcaataatagacgtgtttggtaagaaattgaccctaagtatagaggacgagagtgttaccttttctattgatagagtaatgcaacaaccgcaatctgcagatgatacatgttattatattcaaactatagattcacatgcagaattgttagaagaatttccagaattacaaggaacaggagaatgttctttgagagaaggaactgaaccaattgatgaaactgaaatgttagctacacttatggctaatggatatgaaccaacaatagaagaaattcaaatactaaaagaagaagacagatatcgatacaaatcatcgatagaagaaccaccgacattagagttaaagccacttccaaaccatttggaatacgcttatttacatggtgaatctgaattacctgtaataatatcatcttctcttactgaaaatgaaaaatcacaactcatttctgtgctaaaagctcataaaccagctattgcattgaagattcatgatattaaaggcataagtccttcgtattgcacacataaaatccttatggaagaaggtcataaaatgtatgtgcaacgccaacgatgactaaatcctaatatgcaagatgttgttaagaaagaaattattaaactgcttgatgcaggtttaatttatccaatctctgatagtccatgggtaagtccagttcaatgtgtacctaagaagggtggcatgactatcatcacaaatgagaaaaatgagcttattcctactaggact comes from Rutidosis leptorrhynchoides isolate AG116_Rl617_1_P2 chromosome 4, CSIRO_AGI_Rlap_v1, whole genome shotgun sequence and encodes:
- the LOC139845114 gene encoding actin-depolymerizing factor 5; protein product: MAMAFKMATTGMWVTDECKNSFMEMKWKKVHRYIVFKIDEKSKLVTVDKVGGAGENYSDLEASLPGDDCRYAVFDFDFVTVDNCHKSKIFFIAWAPSASRIRAKMLYATSKDGIRRVLDGIHYELQATDPTEMGFDVIQDRAK